GGAACGCCCTTAACTATTGGGGTTTGACAGAACAGGTCCCCCAAATGGTCTTCATTGCCACAACACAGCGGAAAAGGGATCTGGAATATGGAAACACCAGATTCGAATTCGTCACACTGGCAAAAAAGAAATTCTTTGGTTTTGTGGAGGAGAAGGCAGCAGGAGGTAGTTTTAACATCTCTTCAAGAGAAAAAACCATTGTAGACTGCATGCTCTATCCAGGATATTGCGGTGGTCTGGATGAAGTATTCAAAGGGATATGGAACGCCAGGAATGAACTTGATTTCGTAAAGCTGTTTGATTATTCAAAAAGACTTGACGTGAACGTGGTTACCAGAAGGATTTCTTATGCGCTGGAATTGCTGGGATTGGCAGAAAAAATATCCATTGAGATAGGGAAAGGATACATGTGGCTTGATCCTCTCGGCCCGAAAAACGCACTGGAATATTCAAAAAAGTATGGACTTATAATAAACCGGACAGAAGAAGAACTGATTGGCTGGATGAGGCATTGATATGGACGAAAATGATCTAAGACGACAGGCCAGGAAAACTGGATTCGATGTAGCTACACTGGAAAAGGATTATGCACTTACATGGCTTCTCAGCAGCATTTACTGGAATGAGTCAAAGCTAAGGGATCTTCTGATCTTCAAAGGGGGGACGGCCATAAGGAAGATCTACTTTCCTGAATGGCGCCTTTCAGAAGATATAGACTTTACGATCATCAAACAGGTTGATCCTCATAGTCTGAAACAGGATTTTGAAGATGTTTTAGTATCGGTTAACAGGACGAACGGTATCATTTTTTCTGTAAGTGCTTTCAATGCAGGAGAGTTCGCGAATTTGCCAATATCCAGTTCCTCGGGCCAATGGGATTTAAAAATAAGATCTCCTTAGACATTTCTCTGAAAGAAAAATTGATCGAAAAGCCCCTGCAGATAAATGTGAAACCTGAATATGAAATTCCACCATTTGAGGTACTTGTTTATTCACCAAATGAGATCCTGGTTGAAAAGCTTCGAAGTATCCTTCAAAGGGGTAAAGCAAGGGATTATTACGATGTCGGGCGGCTCTTAAGAGAAAAAGATTTTAACCAGACTATGATTGGAGAACTGCTGATCGAAAAATGCCGGATTACAGGGATCGAATTCAAACCTGAACTGTTTTTTGATTAGACTTTCAGAAGTAAATAAATTCTGGACTATTGCACTTGCCAGACTTACCAGGGACCTTCCAGACTT
This genomic window from Methanosarcinales archaeon contains:
- a CDS encoding type IV toxin-antitoxin system AbiEi family antitoxin domain-containing protein, with translation MKIGCYAGKCWSYLKYIIHVIKLHRFLIASYGDKKNINIYVTILSYNKIMITQKITLGANELKLLFTVEEENRSIFTINDAKRILGTSPPSVWNVIYRLKKKGRIEEIEKGKYLLIPARAGYEGSWVEVPYLIVPHIIDTYYIGFWNALNYWGLTEQVPQMVFIATTQRKRDLEYGNTRFEFVTLAKKKFFGFVEEKAAGGSFNISSREKTIVDCMLYPGYCGGLDEVFKGIWNARNELDFVKLFDYSKRLDVNVVTRRISYALELLGLAEKISIEIGKGYMWLDPLGPKNALEYSKKYGLIINRTEEELIGWMRH
- a CDS encoding nucleotidyl transferase AbiEii/AbiGii toxin family protein produces the protein MDENDLRRQARKTGFDVATLEKDYALTWLLSSIYWNESKLRDLLIFKGGTAIRKIYFPEWRLSEDIDFTIIKQVDPHSLKQDFEDVLVSVNRTNGIIFSVSAFNAGEFANLPISSSSGQWDLKIRSP
- a CDS encoding nucleotidyl transferase AbiEii/AbiGii toxin family protein — translated: MIEKPLQINVKPEYEIPPFEVLVYSPNEILVEKLRSILQRGKARDYYDVGRLLREKDFNQTMIGELLIEKCRITGIEFKPELFFD